Proteins from one Mercurialis annua linkage group LG7, ddMerAnnu1.2, whole genome shotgun sequence genomic window:
- the LOC126656510 gene encoding uncharacterized protein LOC126656510 — translation MLGRSSLSRTASFRPENLGQNALALIGNLCFALFVIGVLIFTIIAATYEPEDPLFHPSTKINDYLTETLNATFKSDDSLVKTGEDFMTSNQTAVSSIISISDIEETPAVLVTGGDPDANAESTAESTPENCVGPIDCKDPEVFHLMMRKAIEYFKDFHFYRFGKPVRGGNDTTCDMAWRFRPKDGKRASFYKDYRRFEVVRSENCTLNVVGVGEYHSGVNARKRKKNKNQEGGFEKTRPKKEMQPLVPDIGSEVNDSLPVVESENSFSHGKYLIYNGGGDRCKSMNHYLWSFLCALGEAQYLNRTLVMDLTICLNSMYSSSNQDEEGKDFRFYFDFEHLKEEASVLDQAQFWEDWGKWHKKDKLGLYLAEDFRVYTPMKLQDIKDTLIMRKFGSVEPDNYWYRVCEGETESVIQRPWHLIWKSKRLMDIVSAIAARLNWDYDAVHIERGEKAANRELWPNLAADTSPDALLSTLSDKIEDGRHVYIATNEPETSFFDPLKDKYTTHFLDEYKDLWDENNEWFSETTKLNKGVPVEFDGYMRVSVDTEVFLRGKKQIETFNDLTNDCKDGINTCNTAAS, via the coding sequence ATGTTGGGTCGGTCTAGTTTATCAAGAACAGCAAGTTTCCGGCCAGAGAATCTCGGCCAAAATGCGTTGGCTTTGATTGGGAATCTTTGCTTTGCTTTGTTTGTGATTGGAGTTTTGATTTTCACTATCATTGCTGCTACTTATGAGCCTGAGGATCCTCTTTTTCATCCATCTACAAAGATTAATGATTATCTCACAGAAACTTTGAATGCCACCTTTAAATCTGATGATTCGTTGGTGAAAACCGGGGAGGATTTCATGACGTCGAATCAGACTGCGGTATCGTCGATTATTAGTATTTCTGATATCGAAGAAACCCCGGCTGTTCTTGTTACTGGTGGCGATCCTGATGCTAATGCGGAATCAACTGCAGAATCGACTCCGGAGAATTGTGTCGGTCCTATAGATTGTAAGGACCCCGAAGTGTTTCACCTGATGATGAGAAAAGCGATTGAGTACTTTAAggattttcatttttatcgGTTTGGGAAACCGGTTCGCGGCGGTAATGATACTACTTGTGATATGGCGTGGCGGTTTAGACCTAAGGATGGGAAGCGTGCGTCGTTTTATAAGGATTACCGGCGGTTTGAGGTAGTTAGGTCGGAAAACTGTACACTTAATGTTGTGGGGGTTGGGGAATATCATTCGGGTGTTAATGCacggaagaggaagaagaataAGAATCAGGAAGGTGGGTTTGAAAAGACACGTCCCAAGAAAGAAATGCAACCGTTGGTGCCTGATATAGGGAGCGAAGTGAATGATTCGCTTCCGGTGGTTGAATCGGAGAATTCATTTAGTCATGGGAAGTATTTGATTTACAACGGCGGTGGTGATAGATGTAAGAGTATGAATCATTACTTGTGGAGTTTTCTATGCGCATTAGGTGAAGCACAGTACCTAAACCGAACATTGGTTATGGATTTGACGATATGCTTGAATTCAATGTATAGTTCTTCAAACCAAGACGAAGAAGGGAAAGATTTccggttttattttgattttgagcATTTGAAGGAGGAGGCGTCGGTATTGGATCAGGCTCAGTTTTGGGAAGATTGGGGCAAATGGCACAAAAAGGATAAATTGGGTCTGTATCTCGCGGAGGACTTTAGGGTTTATACGCCTATGAAGCTTCAAGACATTAAAGATACATTGATTATGAGGAAGTTTGGATCTGTGGAACCTGATAATTACTGGTATAGAGTATGTGAAGGAGAGACCGAGTCTGTTATTCAACGACCATGGCATTTGATATGGAAATCCAAAAGGTTGATGGATATTGTTTCAGCAATTGCTGCAAGATTGAATTGGGACTACGATGCAGTTCACATCGAGAGAGGAGAAAAGGCAGCTAACAGGGAGCTTTGGCCTAATCTCGCCGCAGATACATCTCCTGACGCACTGCTTTCGACATTGTCCGACAAGATTGAAGACGGAAGGCATGTTTATATCGCTACAAATGAACCCGAGACATCCTTCTTCGATCCTTTGAAGGACAAGTACACGACCCATTTTCTAGACGAGTACAAAGATCTGTGGGATGAGAACAACGAGTGGTTTTCAGAAACAACGAAGCTTAACAAAGGCGTTCCGGTTGAATTCGACGGTTATATGAGGGTATCTGTTGATACGGAAGTGTTCTTAAGGGGCAAGAAGCAAATTGAGACTTTCAATGATCTTACTAATGATTGCAAAGATGGGATTAACACGTGCAATACTGCTGCCAGTTAG
- the LOC126656506 gene encoding ribonuclease E/G-like protein, chloroplastic isoform X1, protein MEVSEVLPRAHFHLPRTLNSLLAPDRYTCRDVSVRNVCRFALSVGTCCSLMSPVMSVKKGHSVTTSKELCSVVWTIEADLEVGQLLYVTGEPLSLGVWQPNMALPMSRTEHENLWETEVMIPSGVNLKYNYFIKDERQPSGDLIWRPGPEFSLSIPLDVKQDRKIMVKDSWLKYNIKRYPPEVWDSWIGEMDVPVQPLISAETRDEHQIVTNFDVNLEKPKEFLNNLKSDDESYVSNKHISGAKDSRQNLVFSERDQPLEEPWLLERSIILLVTKDEIMPDKLESNDTADNNAMQYDDGRQHLQVKDMLSSDNGTNLILKDDSVSTIILINSSICTMQRIAVLEEEKLVELLLEPVKTNVQSDSVYLGVVTKFVPHMGGAFVNIGHSRPSLMDIKQNREPFIFPPFNQKTKKGKVIGSGLESSEEHQDVEDINDVAEFISPKGLIPFLQDDHEEHDADEDFDISDVKDNVNGSIVDYGQANTNIVHLLGGVEQHLEGEVKNRLVPLETEGSNGSLISHPEDRKDSDHRAYENKWIQVRKGTKIVVQVVKEGLGTKGPTLTAYPKLRSRFWVLHARCDRIGISKKILGIERTRLRVIAKTLQPAGFGLTARTVASGQCLEELQKDLEGLLSTWKNILEHAKSAALAADEGIEGAIPVILHRAMGQTLSVVQDYFNEKVKKMVVDSPRTYHEVTNYLQEIAPDLCDRVELYDRKVPLFDDFKIEDEINNIISKRVQLPKGGSLVIEQTEALVSIDVNGGHVMFGQGTSQEKAILDVNLEAAKQIARELRLRDIGGIIVVDFIDMVDDSNKRLVYEEMKKAVERDRSTVRVSELSKHGLMEITRKRVRPSVTFMISEPCTCCHATGRVEALETSFSKIEQEICRSLAMMDQRADPEDPKTWPRFLLRVDHHMCNYLTAGKRTRLAILSSSLKVWILIKVARGFTRGAFEVKPFTGEQANENLHQATISLLRQAETRTIDSGKKVTLVPVKKGKAGRK, encoded by the exons ATGGAAGTGTCAGAAGTTCTTCCTAGGGCCCACTTTCATTTACCTCGCACACTCAATTCCCTTCTTGCCCCTGACAG GTACACTTGCCGTGATGTTTCTGTCAGAAATGTGTGCAGATTTGCGCTTTCTGTAGGAACCTGTTGCTCCCTAATGAGTCCTGTAATGTCCGTGAAGAAAG GTCATTCAGTCACTACTTCAAAGGAATTGTGCTCGGTTGTTTGGACCATAGAAGCTGATTTAGAAGTTGGTCAGCTTCTCTATGTTACCGGAGAACCTCTCTCATTAGGTGTTTGGCAGCCGAATATGGCTCTCCCAATGTCTCGTACCGAACATGAAAATCTGTGGGAAACAGAAGTCATG ATTCCTTCAGGTGTCAACCTTAAGTATAATTATTTCATCAAAGACGAAAGACAGCCTTCAGGTGACCTCATCTGGAGACCAGGCCCTGAATTTTCTTTATCCATTCCTCTAGATGTCAAGCAAGATAGAAAAATTATGGTAAAAGATTCATGGTTGAAGTATAACATTAAAAGATATCCACCTGAGGTATGGGATTCATGGATAGGGGAGATGGATGTACCAGTGCAACCTTTAATTTCTGCTGAAACCAGAG ATGAGCATCAGATTGTGACCAACTTTGATGTTAATTTAGAAAAACCCAAGGAGTTCCTGAATAATCTCAAATCTGATGACGAATCGTATGTTAGCAATAAGCACATAAGTGGTGCTAAAGACAGCAGACAAAACTTGGTTTTCTCTGAACGAGACCAGCCTCTTGAAGAGCCGTGGTTACTCGAACGGTCGATCATCCTTCTTGTCACCAAAGATGAGATCATGCCAGATAAATTAGAAAGCAATGACACTGCAGACAATAATGCAATGCAATATGACGACGGTAGGCAACATCTTCAAGTTAAAGATATGTTGTCATCTGATAATGGTACTAATCTCATTTTGAAGGATGATTCTGTTTCTACTATCATATTGATTAATTCTTCAATATGTACCATGCAAAGGATTGCTGTATTGGAAGAGGAGAAATTGGTCGAGTTATTACTGGAACCAGTTAAAACAAATGTCCAGTCTGATAGTGTGTATCTTGGGGTGGTTACAAAATTTGTACCCCATATGGGGGGTGCATTTGTAAATATTGGGCATTCCAGACCTTCTCTAATGGACATAAAGCAAAACAGGGAGCCATTCATATTTCCACCCTTTAATCAGAAGACAAAGAAAGGTAAGGTCATTGGATCTGGGCTTGAATCTTCTGAAGAGCATCAAGATGTTGAAGACATTAATGATGTTGCAGAGTTCATCTCCCCAAAAGGTTTGATACCATTTCTACAGGATGACCATGAGGAGCATGACGCTGATGAAGATTTTGATATTTCAGATGTCAAGGATAACGTAAATGGCAGCATCGTTGATTATGGTCAAGCAAACACAAACATTGTGCACCTTTTGGGCGGAGTGGAACAGCATTTAGAAGGTGAAGTTAAGAACAGGCTTGTTCCTTTGGAAACAGAAGGATCAAATGGTTCTCTAATTTCTCACCCAGAAGACAGGAAGGATTCTGATCACAGAGCTTATGAAAATAAGTGGATTCAAGTCCGTAAAGGCACCAAAATTGTTGTACAAGTTGTCAAAGAGGGATTGGGTACAAAAGGTCCTACTCTGACTGCTTATCCAAAATTGAGAAGCAGATTCTGG GTATTGCATGCAAGATGTGATAGAATCGGAATCTCCAAAAAAATTTTGGGCATTGAGCGCACGCGACTAAGAGTAATAGCTAAAACTTTGCAGCCTGCTGGTTTTGGTCTCACTGCAAGGACTGTTGCTTCTGGTCAATGTTTAGAGGAATTGCAGAAGGACTTGGAAGGTTTACTTTCGACTTGGAAAAATATATTGGAACATGCAAAATCTGCTGCTCTTGCAGCGGATGAAGGGATAGAAGGGGCCATTCCTGTTATACTTCATAGGGCAATGGGTCAAACTCTCTCAGTTGTTCAGGATTATTTTAATGAAAAG GTTAAGAAAATGGTGGTTGACTCCCCAAGGACATATCATGAG GTTACAAATTACCTTCAGGAAATAGCTCCTGATCTTTGTGATCGAGTGGAGTTGTATGATAGAAAAGTTCCTCTTTTTGATGATTTCAAAATTGAAGACGAGATCAACAATATTATTAGCAAAAG ggttCAACTCCCTAAAGGAGGCTCTTTGGTGATTGAGCAAACAGAAGCGCTAGTCTCAATTGATGTGAATGGGGGACACGTAATGTTTGGTCAAGGGACTTCACAAGAGAAAGCTATTCTAGACGTAAATCTGGAAGCTGCAAAACAA ATTGCAAGGGAATTACGGCTGAGGGATATTGGTGGTATTATTGTGGTGGACTTCATAGATATGGTAGATGATT CAAATAAGAGATTAGTTTATGAAGAGATGAAGAAAGCTGTAGAGAGAGACCGATCAACAGTTAGAGTTTCCGAATTGTCGAAACACGGTCTTATGGAAATTACTAGAAAGAGG GTTAGACCCAGTGTTACTTTTATGATTAGCGAACCTTGCACTTGTTGTCATGCTACTGGGAGAGTTGAAGCTTTAGAGACCTCCTTTTCGAAGATTGAGCAAGAAATTTGCCGTTCGCTT GCAATGATGGACCAGAGGGCAGATCCTGAAGACCCCAAGACTTGGCCAAGATTTCTCTTAAGGGTTGATCACCACATGTGTAATTACTTAACTGCTGGGAAAAGGACCAGACTTGCAATCTTGAGTAGTTCTCTCAAAGTTTGGATTCTAATAAAG GTTGCTAGAGGCTTCACCAGGGGAGCATTTGAGGTGAAACCATTTACAGGCGAGCAAGCAAACGAAAATCTGCATCAAGCCACAATATCATTGCTAAGACAAGCTGAGACGAGAACTATTGATTCAGGCAAAAAAGTAACACTCGTTCCGGTGAAAAAGGGCAAGGCTGGGAGGAAATAA
- the LOC126656506 gene encoding ribonuclease E/G-like protein, chloroplastic isoform X2, with the protein MEVSEVLPRAHFHLPRTLNSLLAPDRYTCRDVSVRNVCRFALSVGTCCSLMSPVMSVKKGHSVTTSKELCSVVWTIEADLEVGQLLYVTGEPLSLGVWQPNMALPMSRTEHENLWETEVMIPSGVNLKYNYFIKDERQPSGDLIWRPGPEFSLSIPLDVKQDRKIMVKDSWLKYNIKRYPPEVWDSWIGEMDVPVQPLISAETRDEHQIVTNFDVNLEKPKEFLNNLKSDDESYVSNKHISGAKDSRQNLVFSERDQPLEEPWLLERSIILLVTKDEIMPDKLESNDTADNNAMQYDDGRQHLQVKDMLSSDNGTNLILKDDSVSTIILINSSICTMQRIAVLEEEKLVELLLEPVKTNVQSDSVYLGVVTKFVPHMGGAFVNIGHSRPSLMDIKQNREPFIFPPFNQKTKKGKVIGSGLESSEEHQDVEDINDVAEFISPKGLIPFLQDDHEEHDADEDFDISDVKDNVNGSIVDYGQANTNIVHLLGGVEQHLEGEVKNRLVPLETEGSNGSLISHPEDRKDSDHRAYENKWIQVRKGTKIVVQVVKEGLGTKGPTLTAYPKLRSRFWVLHARCDRIGISKKILGIERTRLRVIAKTLQPAGFGLTARTVASGQCLEELQKDLEGLLSTWKNILEHAKSAALAADEGIEGAIPVILHRAMGQTLSVVQDYFNEKVKKMVVDSPRTYHEVTNYLQEIAPDLCDRVELYDRKVPLFDDFKIEDEINNIISKRVQLPKGGSLVIEQTEALVSIDVNGGHVMFGQGTSQEKAILDVNLEAAKQIARELRLRDIGGIIVVDFIDMVDDC; encoded by the exons ATGGAAGTGTCAGAAGTTCTTCCTAGGGCCCACTTTCATTTACCTCGCACACTCAATTCCCTTCTTGCCCCTGACAG GTACACTTGCCGTGATGTTTCTGTCAGAAATGTGTGCAGATTTGCGCTTTCTGTAGGAACCTGTTGCTCCCTAATGAGTCCTGTAATGTCCGTGAAGAAAG GTCATTCAGTCACTACTTCAAAGGAATTGTGCTCGGTTGTTTGGACCATAGAAGCTGATTTAGAAGTTGGTCAGCTTCTCTATGTTACCGGAGAACCTCTCTCATTAGGTGTTTGGCAGCCGAATATGGCTCTCCCAATGTCTCGTACCGAACATGAAAATCTGTGGGAAACAGAAGTCATG ATTCCTTCAGGTGTCAACCTTAAGTATAATTATTTCATCAAAGACGAAAGACAGCCTTCAGGTGACCTCATCTGGAGACCAGGCCCTGAATTTTCTTTATCCATTCCTCTAGATGTCAAGCAAGATAGAAAAATTATGGTAAAAGATTCATGGTTGAAGTATAACATTAAAAGATATCCACCTGAGGTATGGGATTCATGGATAGGGGAGATGGATGTACCAGTGCAACCTTTAATTTCTGCTGAAACCAGAG ATGAGCATCAGATTGTGACCAACTTTGATGTTAATTTAGAAAAACCCAAGGAGTTCCTGAATAATCTCAAATCTGATGACGAATCGTATGTTAGCAATAAGCACATAAGTGGTGCTAAAGACAGCAGACAAAACTTGGTTTTCTCTGAACGAGACCAGCCTCTTGAAGAGCCGTGGTTACTCGAACGGTCGATCATCCTTCTTGTCACCAAAGATGAGATCATGCCAGATAAATTAGAAAGCAATGACACTGCAGACAATAATGCAATGCAATATGACGACGGTAGGCAACATCTTCAAGTTAAAGATATGTTGTCATCTGATAATGGTACTAATCTCATTTTGAAGGATGATTCTGTTTCTACTATCATATTGATTAATTCTTCAATATGTACCATGCAAAGGATTGCTGTATTGGAAGAGGAGAAATTGGTCGAGTTATTACTGGAACCAGTTAAAACAAATGTCCAGTCTGATAGTGTGTATCTTGGGGTGGTTACAAAATTTGTACCCCATATGGGGGGTGCATTTGTAAATATTGGGCATTCCAGACCTTCTCTAATGGACATAAAGCAAAACAGGGAGCCATTCATATTTCCACCCTTTAATCAGAAGACAAAGAAAGGTAAGGTCATTGGATCTGGGCTTGAATCTTCTGAAGAGCATCAAGATGTTGAAGACATTAATGATGTTGCAGAGTTCATCTCCCCAAAAGGTTTGATACCATTTCTACAGGATGACCATGAGGAGCATGACGCTGATGAAGATTTTGATATTTCAGATGTCAAGGATAACGTAAATGGCAGCATCGTTGATTATGGTCAAGCAAACACAAACATTGTGCACCTTTTGGGCGGAGTGGAACAGCATTTAGAAGGTGAAGTTAAGAACAGGCTTGTTCCTTTGGAAACAGAAGGATCAAATGGTTCTCTAATTTCTCACCCAGAAGACAGGAAGGATTCTGATCACAGAGCTTATGAAAATAAGTGGATTCAAGTCCGTAAAGGCACCAAAATTGTTGTACAAGTTGTCAAAGAGGGATTGGGTACAAAAGGTCCTACTCTGACTGCTTATCCAAAATTGAGAAGCAGATTCTGG GTATTGCATGCAAGATGTGATAGAATCGGAATCTCCAAAAAAATTTTGGGCATTGAGCGCACGCGACTAAGAGTAATAGCTAAAACTTTGCAGCCTGCTGGTTTTGGTCTCACTGCAAGGACTGTTGCTTCTGGTCAATGTTTAGAGGAATTGCAGAAGGACTTGGAAGGTTTACTTTCGACTTGGAAAAATATATTGGAACATGCAAAATCTGCTGCTCTTGCAGCGGATGAAGGGATAGAAGGGGCCATTCCTGTTATACTTCATAGGGCAATGGGTCAAACTCTCTCAGTTGTTCAGGATTATTTTAATGAAAAG GTTAAGAAAATGGTGGTTGACTCCCCAAGGACATATCATGAG GTTACAAATTACCTTCAGGAAATAGCTCCTGATCTTTGTGATCGAGTGGAGTTGTATGATAGAAAAGTTCCTCTTTTTGATGATTTCAAAATTGAAGACGAGATCAACAATATTATTAGCAAAAG ggttCAACTCCCTAAAGGAGGCTCTTTGGTGATTGAGCAAACAGAAGCGCTAGTCTCAATTGATGTGAATGGGGGACACGTAATGTTTGGTCAAGGGACTTCACAAGAGAAAGCTATTCTAGACGTAAATCTGGAAGCTGCAAAACAA ATTGCAAGGGAATTACGGCTGAGGGATATTGGTGGTATTATTGTGGTGGACTTCATAGATATGGTAGATGATT GTTAG
- the LOC126656656 gene encoding uncharacterized protein LOC126656656 translates to MLSSSLINIIFDDSDSDDDLEMTISSIGESVNRYKRTSICRTSVFGRTYIWCNRLQGHYKLYHDYFGENLVYSPSLFRRRFRMSQSLFLRIQSAVESYDPYFVQKRDAAGFLGLSSLQKINAAVRMLAYGVAADYVDEYVRIGESTAIESLKKFVEAIVLIFSEQYMRSPTKIDTDRLLQEGDSRGFPGMLGSIDCMHWKWKNCPVAWKGMYVGHVREPTLVLEAIASYDLWIWHAFFGLPGSHNDINVLERSFLFTELAEGRAPPANYSINGHEYKMGYYLADGIYPSWSTFVKTIPSPQTNKHKQFAAAQESARKDVERAFGVLQARFSIVRGPARFWHRETLKNIMKSCIILHNMIVEDERHMKNPDYNYDAFDAIPNISVSQERSAELLDFVQCHRRIRDKDTHFQLQQDLIEHIWNKHGCHN, encoded by the coding sequence ATGCTCTCTTCaagtttaattaatattatttttgatgatTCTGATTCCGACGATGATTTAGAAATGACAATATCTAGTATAGGAGAGTCAGTCAATAGATATAAAAGAACGTCAATATGCCGCACGTCAGTTTTTGGTCGTACCTATATATGGTGTAACAGATTGCAGGGCCATTACAAGCTTTATCATGATTATTTTGGGGAAAATCTTGTTTATTCTCCTAGTTTATTTCGGAGGAGATTTCGAATGAGTCAATCTCTTTTTCTTCGTATACAATCTGCTGTAGAGTCTTATGACCCATATTTTGTTCAAAAAAGAGATGCTGCTGGATTTTTGGGTTTGTCTTCTCTCCAAAAAATTAATGCTGCAGTAAGAATGCTTGCTTATGGAGTTGCAGCTGATTATGTTGACGAATATGTTAGAATTGGTGAAAGCACAGCAATTGAAAGTCTTAAAAAATTTGTGGAGgcaatagttttaattttttcagaACAGTACATGAGATCACCTACGAAAATTGATACAGATAGATTGTTACAAGAAGGCGATAGTCGTGGGTTTCCTGGAATGTTAGGAAGTATTGATTGTATGCATTGGAAATGGAAAAACTGCCCAGTTGCTTGGAAAGGGATGTATGTTGGTCATGTCCGTGAACCAACGCTAGTTCTCGAAGCTATCGCTTCATATGATCTTTGGATATGGCATGCGTTTTTTGGACTCCCTGGATCACATAATGATATTAATGTTTTGGAGCGATCTTTCTTATTCACAGAACTTGCCGAAGGCCGAGCCCCCCCGGCTAACTATTCGATCAATGGTCATGAATATAAAATGGGGTATTATCTCGCTGATGGTATATACCCTTCATGGTCTACATTTGTGAAGACTATTCCATCGCCACAAACTAATAAGCACAAACAATTTGCTGCAGCCCAAGAGTCGGCAAGAAAAGACGTTGAACGAGCATTTGGAGTGTTACAAGCACGATTTTCCATCGTTCGTGGACCAGCTCGTTTTTGGCACCGTGAAACTCtcaaaaacattatgaaatctTGCATTATATTACATAATATGATTGTTGAAGATGAAAGGCATATGAAAAATCCAGATTATAATTATGATGCTTTTGATGCCATTCCGAATATATCAGTCTCGCAAGAGCGTTCAGCAGAGCTTTTGGATTTTGTTCAATGTCATCGTCGGATTAGGGATAAAGATACCCACTTTCAACTACAACAAGATTTAATAGAGCACATTTGGAACAAACATGGATGTCATAATTAA
- the LOC126657634 gene encoding glutathione S-transferase T3-like: protein MNWQAFDGIIDINFNPIPDYSTQHSNSEDISIFTNNSEFGFSIPSDTTNSKRARSGNFTVQEDLHIVSSWLNISIDALQGNEQKHRTYWTRLWEHFHKYKSFESERTHLSLMNRWSTIQLATNKFCGCYAQIESRNQSGINEQDKIANAKLLYQELNKNKFQYEHCWNILRFQPKWLEDCEKKKPAKKKDKIHVNTSAAETEVNLGDDHITGTNFVDLERPPGRKAEKEKRKQREMENNSSDSYINILQEIREEKKQFNEKKLDLFEKVYVQGQERLAYEQEKLRLEQLKEDERIMAIDTTGMSEVLTSFYVRCQSEIIERKSRNQ, encoded by the exons ATGAATTGGCAAGCTTTTGATGGaattatagatattaatttCAATCCAATTCCTGATTATTCAACCCAACATTCAAACTCAGAGgatatttctatttttactaACAATTCAGAATTTGGATTTTCTATTCCATCTGATACCACCAATTCTAAAAGAGCGCGTAGCGGTAATTTTACTGTACAAGAGGATCTTCACATTGTTTCATCATGGCTTAATATTAGTATTGATGCTTTGCAAGGAAATGAACAAAAGCATAGAACGTATTGGACGCGATTATGGGAGCATTTTCATAAGTATAAAAGTTTTGAATCCGAGCGTACACATCTTTCTTTGATGAATCGGTGGTCAACAATTCAATTAGCTACAAACAAATTTTGTGGATGTTATGCTCAAATCGAATCAAGAAACCAAAGTGGAATCAACGAGCAAGATAAG ATTGCTAATGCAAAGCTTTTGTATCAAGAGTTAAACAAGAACAAATTTCAATATGAACATTGCTGGAATATATTAAGATTTCAGCCAAAATGGTTAGAAGATTGTGAAAAGAAGAAACCAGCGAAAAAAAAGGATAAGATTCATGTCAATACTTCGGCTGCAGAGACTGAAGTGAACTTAGGAGATGACCATATCACAGGTACAAATTTTGTCGATCTAGAGCGACCTCCGGGAAGAAAAgctgaaaaggaaaaaagaaaacaGCGAGAGATGGAAAATAATTCGTCAGATTCATATATCAATATATTACAGGAAATAAGAGAGGAAAAGAAACAATTCaatgaaaaaaagttagatTTATTTGAAAAGGTATATGTTCAAGGACAAGAGAGACTTGCTTATGAGCAAGAAAAGCTTCGATTAGAACAACTAAAAGAGGACGAAAGAATAATGGCTATAGATACAACTGGGATGTCGGAAGTGCTTACAAGTTTTTATGTTCGATGTCAAAGCGAGATCATCGAAAGGAAATCTAGAAATCAGTAA